In Ovis canadensis isolate MfBH-ARS-UI-01 breed Bighorn chromosome 3, ARS-UI_OviCan_v2, whole genome shotgun sequence, one DNA window encodes the following:
- the EIF2B4 gene encoding translation initiation factor eIF2B subunit delta isoform X1, which yields MPSQQPAVPSTSPPRPSRSLSSSLCALFSDADSGSGMKAELAPRPGAGGREMTQEEKLQLRKEKKQQKKKRKEEKGAEAETGSAVSAAQCQGPAKHLAGPDSQLGTAKEKVPAGRSKAELRAERRAKQEAERALKQARKGDQGGPPPQACPSTAGETPSGVKRLPEHSQVDDPTLLRRLVKKPERQQVPTRKDYGSKVSLFSHLPQYSRQNSLTQFMSIPSSVIHPAMVRLGLQYSQGLVSGSNARCIALLRALQQVIQDYTTPPNEELSRDLVNKLKPYFSFLTQCRPLSASMYNAIKFLNKEITGVSSSKREEEAKSELRAAIDRYIKEKIVLAAQAISRFAYKKISNGDVILVYGCSSLVSQILQEAWAEGRQFRVVVVDSRPRLEGKHTLRSLVRAGVPASYLLIPAASYVLPEVSKVLLGAHALLANGSVMSRVGTAQLALVARAHNVPVLVCCETYKFCERVQTDAFVSNELDDPDDLLCERGEHVALANWQNHSSLRLLNLVYDVTPPELVDLVITELGMIPCSSVPVVLRVKSSDQ from the exons ATGCCGAGCCAGCAACCAGCTGTGCCGAGTACGAGTCCCCCCAGACCCTCCCGGAGCCTCTCTAGTTCACTTTGTGCCCTGTTTTCTGATGCAGACTCGGGATCTGGGATGAAGGCGGAGCTTGCTCCTCGGCCTGGG GCAGGGGGGAGGGAGATGACCCAAGAAGAAAAGCTGCAGCTTcggaaggaaaagaaacagcagaAGAAGAAacggaaggaggaaaagggggcagaaGCAGAAACTGGCTCCGCTGTATCTGCAGCCCAGTGTCAAG GCCCAGCCAAACACCTGGCAGGACCGGACAGTCAGTTGGGCACTGCCAAGGAGAAAGTTCCAGCAGGTAGGAGTAAAGCTGAACTTCGAGCTGAACGGCGGGCCAAGCAAGAAGCTGAGCGGGCCCTGAAGCAGGCGAGAAAAGGGGACCAAGGAGGGCCACCTCCTCAAGCTTGCCCCAGCACAGCTGGAGAAACCCCCTCAG gagtgaAGCGTCTACCTGAGCATAGTCAGGTTGATGACCCTACACTTCTGAGAAGGCTTGTGAAAAAACCAGAGCGACAGCAG GTTCCTACACGAAAGGATTATGGATCCAAAGTCAGTCTCTTCTCCCACCTACCCCAGTACAGCAGACAAAACTCTTTGACCCAGTTTATGAG CATCccatcctctgtgatccacccAGCCATGGTGCGGCTCGGCCTGCAGTACTCCCAGGGCCTGGTCAGTGGCTCCAATGCCCGGTGCATCGCCCTGCTTCGTGCCTTGCAGCAG GTGATTCAGGACTACACAACACCTCCCAATGAAGAATTGTCAAGGGACCTAGTGAATAAACTAAAGCCCTACTTCAG CTTCCTGACTCAGTGCCGTCCCCTGTCAGCGAGCATGTACAATGCCATCAAGTTCCTTAACAAGGAGATCACGGGTGTGAGCAGCTCCAAGCGGGAAGAGGAG GCCAAGTCAGAACTACGAGCAGCTATTGACAGATATATAAAAGAGAAGATTGTGCTTGCAGCTCAGGCAATCTCACGCTTTGCTTATAAGAAGATCAGTAATGGAGATGTGATCCTGGTATATGGATG CTCATCTCTGGTATCACAAATTCTTCAGGAGGCTTGGGCTGAGGGCCGGCAATTTCGTGTGGTAGTGGTGGACAGCCGGCCACGGCTGGAGGGAAAGCACACGCTACGTTCTTTGGTCCGTGCTGGGGTCCCTGCCTCCTACCTGCTGATTCCTGCAGCTTCCTATGTGCTCCCAGAG GTTTCTAAGGTGCTATTGGGAGCTCATGCTCTCCTGGCGAATGGGTCTGTGATGTCCCGAGTAGGGACGGCACAGCTGGCCCTGGTGGCACGGGCCCATAATGTACCAGTGCTGGTCTGCTGTGAAACATACAAGTTCTGTGAGCGTGTGCAGACTGATGCCTTTGTTTCTAATGAGCTAG ATGACCCTGATGATCTGCTGTGTGAGCGAGGAGAACATGTGGCCCTGGCTAACTGGCAGAACCACTCATCCCTACGGTTGTTGAATCTGGTCTATGATGTGACCCCCCCAGAATTGGTGGACCTGGTGATCACAGAGCTGGGGATGATCCCTTGCAGTTCTGTACCTGTTGTCCTACGAGTCAAGAGTAGTGACCAGTGA
- the EIF2B4 gene encoding translation initiation factor eIF2B subunit delta isoform X2, which translates to MATVAVAVREDSGSGMKAELAPRPGAGGREMTQEEKLQLRKEKKQQKKKRKEEKGAEAETGSAVSAAQCQVGPAKHLAGPDSQLGTAKEKVPAGRSKAELRAERRAKQEAERALKQARKGDQGGPPPQACPSTAGETPSGVKRLPEHSQVDDPTLLRRLVKKPERQQVPTRKDYGSKVSLFSHLPQYSRQNSLTQFMSIPSSVIHPAMVRLGLQYSQGLVSGSNARCIALLRALQQVIQDYTTPPNEELSRDLVNKLKPYFSFLTQCRPLSASMYNAIKFLNKEITGVSSSKREEEAKSELRAAIDRYIKEKIVLAAQAISRFAYKKISNGDVILVYGCSSLVSQILQEAWAEGRQFRVVVVDSRPRLEGKHTLRSLVRAGVPASYLLIPAASYVLPEVSKVLLGAHALLANGSVMSRVGTAQLALVARAHNVPVLVCCETYKFCERVQTDAFVSNELDDPDDLLCERGEHVALANWQNHSSLRLLNLVYDVTPPELVDLVITELGMIPCSSVPVVLRVKSSDQ; encoded by the exons ATGGCTACCGTGGCTGTGGCTGTTCGCGAGG ACTCGGGATCTGGGATGAAGGCGGAGCTTGCTCCTCGGCCTGGG GCAGGGGGGAGGGAGATGACCCAAGAAGAAAAGCTGCAGCTTcggaaggaaaagaaacagcagaAGAAGAAacggaaggaggaaaagggggcagaaGCAGAAACTGGCTCCGCTGTATCTGCAGCCCAGTGTCAAG TAGGCCCAGCCAAACACCTGGCAGGACCGGACAGTCAGTTGGGCACTGCCAAGGAGAAAGTTCCAGCAGGTAGGAGTAAAGCTGAACTTCGAGCTGAACGGCGGGCCAAGCAAGAAGCTGAGCGGGCCCTGAAGCAGGCGAGAAAAGGGGACCAAGGAGGGCCACCTCCTCAAGCTTGCCCCAGCACAGCTGGAGAAACCCCCTCAG gagtgaAGCGTCTACCTGAGCATAGTCAGGTTGATGACCCTACACTTCTGAGAAGGCTTGTGAAAAAACCAGAGCGACAGCAG GTTCCTACACGAAAGGATTATGGATCCAAAGTCAGTCTCTTCTCCCACCTACCCCAGTACAGCAGACAAAACTCTTTGACCCAGTTTATGAG CATCccatcctctgtgatccacccAGCCATGGTGCGGCTCGGCCTGCAGTACTCCCAGGGCCTGGTCAGTGGCTCCAATGCCCGGTGCATCGCCCTGCTTCGTGCCTTGCAGCAG GTGATTCAGGACTACACAACACCTCCCAATGAAGAATTGTCAAGGGACCTAGTGAATAAACTAAAGCCCTACTTCAG CTTCCTGACTCAGTGCCGTCCCCTGTCAGCGAGCATGTACAATGCCATCAAGTTCCTTAACAAGGAGATCACGGGTGTGAGCAGCTCCAAGCGGGAAGAGGAG GCCAAGTCAGAACTACGAGCAGCTATTGACAGATATATAAAAGAGAAGATTGTGCTTGCAGCTCAGGCAATCTCACGCTTTGCTTATAAGAAGATCAGTAATGGAGATGTGATCCTGGTATATGGATG CTCATCTCTGGTATCACAAATTCTTCAGGAGGCTTGGGCTGAGGGCCGGCAATTTCGTGTGGTAGTGGTGGACAGCCGGCCACGGCTGGAGGGAAAGCACACGCTACGTTCTTTGGTCCGTGCTGGGGTCCCTGCCTCCTACCTGCTGATTCCTGCAGCTTCCTATGTGCTCCCAGAG GTTTCTAAGGTGCTATTGGGAGCTCATGCTCTCCTGGCGAATGGGTCTGTGATGTCCCGAGTAGGGACGGCACAGCTGGCCCTGGTGGCACGGGCCCATAATGTACCAGTGCTGGTCTGCTGTGAAACATACAAGTTCTGTGAGCGTGTGCAGACTGATGCCTTTGTTTCTAATGAGCTAG ATGACCCTGATGATCTGCTGTGTGAGCGAGGAGAACATGTGGCCCTGGCTAACTGGCAGAACCACTCATCCCTACGGTTGTTGAATCTGGTCTATGATGTGACCCCCCCAGAATTGGTGGACCTGGTGATCACAGAGCTGGGGATGATCCCTTGCAGTTCTGTACCTGTTGTCCTACGAGTCAAGAGTAGTGACCAGTGA
- the EIF2B4 gene encoding translation initiation factor eIF2B subunit delta isoform X4, with translation MPSQQPAVPSTSPPRPSRSLSSSLCALFSDADSGSGMKAELAPRPGAGGREMTQEEKLQLRKEKKQQKKKRKEEKGAEAETGSAVSAAQCQVGPAKHLAGPDSQLGTAKEKVPAGRSKAELRAERRAKQEAERALKQARKGDQGGPPPQACPSTAGETPSGVKRLPEHSQVDDPTLLRRLVKKPERQQVPTRKDYGSKVSLFSHLPQYSRQNSLTQFMSIPSSVIHPAMVRLGLQYSQGLVSGSNARCIALLRALQQVIQDYTTPPNEELSRDLVNKLKPYFSFLTQCRPLSASMYNAIKFLNKEITGVSSSKREEEAKSELRAAIDRYIKEKIVLAAQAISRFAYKKISNGDVILVYGCSSLVSQILQEAWAEGRQFRVVVVDSRPRLEGKHTLRSLVRAGVPASYLLIPAASYVLPEVSKVLLGAHALLANGSVMSRVGTAQLALVARAHNVPVLVCCETYKFCERVQTDAFVSNELDDPDDLLCERGEHVALANWQNHSSLRLLNLVYDVTPPELVDLVITELGMIPCSSVPVVLRVKSSDQ, from the exons ATGCCGAGCCAGCAACCAGCTGTGCCGAGTACGAGTCCCCCCAGACCCTCCCGGAGCCTCTCTAGTTCACTTTGTGCCCTGTTTTCTGATGCAGACTCGGGATCTGGGATGAAGGCGGAGCTTGCTCCTCGGCCTGGG GCAGGGGGGAGGGAGATGACCCAAGAAGAAAAGCTGCAGCTTcggaaggaaaagaaacagcagaAGAAGAAacggaaggaggaaaagggggcagaaGCAGAAACTGGCTCCGCTGTATCTGCAGCCCAGTGTCAAG TAGGCCCAGCCAAACACCTGGCAGGACCGGACAGTCAGTTGGGCACTGCCAAGGAGAAAGTTCCAGCAGGTAGGAGTAAAGCTGAACTTCGAGCTGAACGGCGGGCCAAGCAAGAAGCTGAGCGGGCCCTGAAGCAGGCGAGAAAAGGGGACCAAGGAGGGCCACCTCCTCAAGCTTGCCCCAGCACAGCTGGAGAAACCCCCTCAG gagtgaAGCGTCTACCTGAGCATAGTCAGGTTGATGACCCTACACTTCTGAGAAGGCTTGTGAAAAAACCAGAGCGACAGCAG GTTCCTACACGAAAGGATTATGGATCCAAAGTCAGTCTCTTCTCCCACCTACCCCAGTACAGCAGACAAAACTCTTTGACCCAGTTTATGAG CATCccatcctctgtgatccacccAGCCATGGTGCGGCTCGGCCTGCAGTACTCCCAGGGCCTGGTCAGTGGCTCCAATGCCCGGTGCATCGCCCTGCTTCGTGCCTTGCAGCAG GTGATTCAGGACTACACAACACCTCCCAATGAAGAATTGTCAAGGGACCTAGTGAATAAACTAAAGCCCTACTTCAG CTTCCTGACTCAGTGCCGTCCCCTGTCAGCGAGCATGTACAATGCCATCAAGTTCCTTAACAAGGAGATCACGGGTGTGAGCAGCTCCAAGCGGGAAGAGGAG GCCAAGTCAGAACTACGAGCAGCTATTGACAGATATATAAAAGAGAAGATTGTGCTTGCAGCTCAGGCAATCTCACGCTTTGCTTATAAGAAGATCAGTAATGGAGATGTGATCCTGGTATATGGATG CTCATCTCTGGTATCACAAATTCTTCAGGAGGCTTGGGCTGAGGGCCGGCAATTTCGTGTGGTAGTGGTGGACAGCCGGCCACGGCTGGAGGGAAAGCACACGCTACGTTCTTTGGTCCGTGCTGGGGTCCCTGCCTCCTACCTGCTGATTCCTGCAGCTTCCTATGTGCTCCCAGAG GTTTCTAAGGTGCTATTGGGAGCTCATGCTCTCCTGGCGAATGGGTCTGTGATGTCCCGAGTAGGGACGGCACAGCTGGCCCTGGTGGCACGGGCCCATAATGTACCAGTGCTGGTCTGCTGTGAAACATACAAGTTCTGTGAGCGTGTGCAGACTGATGCCTTTGTTTCTAATGAGCTAG ATGACCCTGATGATCTGCTGTGTGAGCGAGGAGAACATGTGGCCCTGGCTAACTGGCAGAACCACTCATCCCTACGGTTGTTGAATCTGGTCTATGATGTGACCCCCCCAGAATTGGTGGACCTGGTGATCACAGAGCTGGGGATGATCCCTTGCAGTTCTGTACCTGTTGTCCTACGAGTCAAGAGTAGTGACCAGTGA
- the EIF2B4 gene encoding translation initiation factor eIF2B subunit delta isoform X3: MATVAVAVREDSGSGMKAELAPRPGAGGREMTQEEKLQLRKEKKQQKKKRKEEKGAEAETGSAVSAAQCQGPAKHLAGPDSQLGTAKEKVPAGRSKAELRAERRAKQEAERALKQARKGDQGGPPPQACPSTAGETPSGVKRLPEHSQVDDPTLLRRLVKKPERQQVPTRKDYGSKVSLFSHLPQYSRQNSLTQFMSIPSSVIHPAMVRLGLQYSQGLVSGSNARCIALLRALQQVIQDYTTPPNEELSRDLVNKLKPYFSFLTQCRPLSASMYNAIKFLNKEITGVSSSKREEEAKSELRAAIDRYIKEKIVLAAQAISRFAYKKISNGDVILVYGCSSLVSQILQEAWAEGRQFRVVVVDSRPRLEGKHTLRSLVRAGVPASYLLIPAASYVLPEVSKVLLGAHALLANGSVMSRVGTAQLALVARAHNVPVLVCCETYKFCERVQTDAFVSNELDDPDDLLCERGEHVALANWQNHSSLRLLNLVYDVTPPELVDLVITELGMIPCSSVPVVLRVKSSDQ, encoded by the exons ATGGCTACCGTGGCTGTGGCTGTTCGCGAGG ACTCGGGATCTGGGATGAAGGCGGAGCTTGCTCCTCGGCCTGGG GCAGGGGGGAGGGAGATGACCCAAGAAGAAAAGCTGCAGCTTcggaaggaaaagaaacagcagaAGAAGAAacggaaggaggaaaagggggcagaaGCAGAAACTGGCTCCGCTGTATCTGCAGCCCAGTGTCAAG GCCCAGCCAAACACCTGGCAGGACCGGACAGTCAGTTGGGCACTGCCAAGGAGAAAGTTCCAGCAGGTAGGAGTAAAGCTGAACTTCGAGCTGAACGGCGGGCCAAGCAAGAAGCTGAGCGGGCCCTGAAGCAGGCGAGAAAAGGGGACCAAGGAGGGCCACCTCCTCAAGCTTGCCCCAGCACAGCTGGAGAAACCCCCTCAG gagtgaAGCGTCTACCTGAGCATAGTCAGGTTGATGACCCTACACTTCTGAGAAGGCTTGTGAAAAAACCAGAGCGACAGCAG GTTCCTACACGAAAGGATTATGGATCCAAAGTCAGTCTCTTCTCCCACCTACCCCAGTACAGCAGACAAAACTCTTTGACCCAGTTTATGAG CATCccatcctctgtgatccacccAGCCATGGTGCGGCTCGGCCTGCAGTACTCCCAGGGCCTGGTCAGTGGCTCCAATGCCCGGTGCATCGCCCTGCTTCGTGCCTTGCAGCAG GTGATTCAGGACTACACAACACCTCCCAATGAAGAATTGTCAAGGGACCTAGTGAATAAACTAAAGCCCTACTTCAG CTTCCTGACTCAGTGCCGTCCCCTGTCAGCGAGCATGTACAATGCCATCAAGTTCCTTAACAAGGAGATCACGGGTGTGAGCAGCTCCAAGCGGGAAGAGGAG GCCAAGTCAGAACTACGAGCAGCTATTGACAGATATATAAAAGAGAAGATTGTGCTTGCAGCTCAGGCAATCTCACGCTTTGCTTATAAGAAGATCAGTAATGGAGATGTGATCCTGGTATATGGATG CTCATCTCTGGTATCACAAATTCTTCAGGAGGCTTGGGCTGAGGGCCGGCAATTTCGTGTGGTAGTGGTGGACAGCCGGCCACGGCTGGAGGGAAAGCACACGCTACGTTCTTTGGTCCGTGCTGGGGTCCCTGCCTCCTACCTGCTGATTCCTGCAGCTTCCTATGTGCTCCCAGAG GTTTCTAAGGTGCTATTGGGAGCTCATGCTCTCCTGGCGAATGGGTCTGTGATGTCCCGAGTAGGGACGGCACAGCTGGCCCTGGTGGCACGGGCCCATAATGTACCAGTGCTGGTCTGCTGTGAAACATACAAGTTCTGTGAGCGTGTGCAGACTGATGCCTTTGTTTCTAATGAGCTAG ATGACCCTGATGATCTGCTGTGTGAGCGAGGAGAACATGTGGCCCTGGCTAACTGGCAGAACCACTCATCCCTACGGTTGTTGAATCTGGTCTATGATGTGACCCCCCCAGAATTGGTGGACCTGGTGATCACAGAGCTGGGGATGATCCCTTGCAGTTCTGTACCTGTTGTCCTACGAGTCAAGAGTAGTGACCAGTGA
- the EIF2B4 gene encoding translation initiation factor eIF2B subunit delta isoform X5: protein MVRLGLQYSQGLVSGSNARCIALLRALQQVIQDYTTPPNEELSRDLVNKLKPYFSFLTQCRPLSASMYNAIKFLNKEITGVSSSKREEEAKSELRAAIDRYIKEKIVLAAQAISRFAYKKISNGDVILVYGCSSLVSQILQEAWAEGRQFRVVVVDSRPRLEGKHTLRSLVRAGVPASYLLIPAASYVLPEVSKVLLGAHALLANGSVMSRVGTAQLALVARAHNVPVLVCCETYKFCERVQTDAFVSNELDDPDDLLCERGEHVALANWQNHSSLRLLNLVYDVTPPELVDLVITELGMIPCSSVPVVLRVKSSDQ, encoded by the exons ATGGTGCGGCTCGGCCTGCAGTACTCCCAGGGCCTGGTCAGTGGCTCCAATGCCCGGTGCATCGCCCTGCTTCGTGCCTTGCAGCAG GTGATTCAGGACTACACAACACCTCCCAATGAAGAATTGTCAAGGGACCTAGTGAATAAACTAAAGCCCTACTTCAG CTTCCTGACTCAGTGCCGTCCCCTGTCAGCGAGCATGTACAATGCCATCAAGTTCCTTAACAAGGAGATCACGGGTGTGAGCAGCTCCAAGCGGGAAGAGGAG GCCAAGTCAGAACTACGAGCAGCTATTGACAGATATATAAAAGAGAAGATTGTGCTTGCAGCTCAGGCAATCTCACGCTTTGCTTATAAGAAGATCAGTAATGGAGATGTGATCCTGGTATATGGATG CTCATCTCTGGTATCACAAATTCTTCAGGAGGCTTGGGCTGAGGGCCGGCAATTTCGTGTGGTAGTGGTGGACAGCCGGCCACGGCTGGAGGGAAAGCACACGCTACGTTCTTTGGTCCGTGCTGGGGTCCCTGCCTCCTACCTGCTGATTCCTGCAGCTTCCTATGTGCTCCCAGAG GTTTCTAAGGTGCTATTGGGAGCTCATGCTCTCCTGGCGAATGGGTCTGTGATGTCCCGAGTAGGGACGGCACAGCTGGCCCTGGTGGCACGGGCCCATAATGTACCAGTGCTGGTCTGCTGTGAAACATACAAGTTCTGTGAGCGTGTGCAGACTGATGCCTTTGTTTCTAATGAGCTAG ATGACCCTGATGATCTGCTGTGTGAGCGAGGAGAACATGTGGCCCTGGCTAACTGGCAGAACCACTCATCCCTACGGTTGTTGAATCTGGTCTATGATGTGACCCCCCCAGAATTGGTGGACCTGGTGATCACAGAGCTGGGGATGATCCCTTGCAGTTCTGTACCTGTTGTCCTACGAGTCAAGAGTAGTGACCAGTGA